The following proteins come from a genomic window of Sphaerisporangium rubeum:
- a CDS encoding tellurium resistance protein, with protein sequence MAEQRRVTLTKDAPRMDIPRENGRMRVNLTWNSTGSSPIDLDLCCLWELTDGSRGCVQALGGKFRVPRDGDDPVIALDRDERAGGPEGENMTIDMARAHLISRVLVFAYIYHGVPNWAAANGVATIHPVSGPPIEVPLDGADPRARVCAMFMLRNTGGRLAIRREVRYFTRGHRQMDATYKWGLTWRPGIKRTP encoded by the coding sequence ATGGCGGAGCAGCGCCGGGTGACGCTCACCAAGGACGCCCCGAGGATGGACATACCTCGGGAGAACGGCCGGATGCGGGTCAACCTGACCTGGAACTCGACCGGTTCCTCCCCCATCGACCTGGACCTGTGCTGCCTGTGGGAGCTGACCGACGGGTCCCGGGGCTGCGTGCAGGCGCTCGGCGGCAAGTTCCGCGTCCCCAGGGACGGCGACGACCCCGTCATCGCCCTGGACCGCGACGAGCGCGCCGGCGGCCCCGAGGGGGAGAACATGACCATCGACATGGCGCGGGCCCACCTGATCAGCCGGGTCCTGGTGTTCGCCTACATCTACCACGGCGTGCCGAACTGGGCCGCCGCGAACGGGGTCGCCACGATCCACCCGGTCAGCGGCCCGCCGATCGAGGTGCCGCTGGACGGCGCGGACCCCCGCGCGCGGGTGTGCGCGATGTTCATGCTCCGCAACACCGGGGGCCGGCTGGCGATCCGCAGAGAGGTCCGTTACTTCACCCGGGGCCACCGTCAGATGGACGCCACCTACAAGTGGGGCCTCACCTGGCGGCCCGGCATCAAGAGAACCCCCTGA
- a CDS encoding FAD-dependent monooxygenase, whose protein sequence is MTPPARVAVVGAGAAGAFFTLELARLLPEATVELYDRAERSPGAGIVMSWEYAEKVKAAHPEAFALPDAAMATWDRTLTVVGDERIWSGAYGMFGLTRRVFRRHAAELAARLPNVRFLRHDVRSRPAGADLVVVADGAGSRLRGRYGGPFGTRGTPGATVFLWMRTPAVLDPTFVLRSCGPGLLIVHSYPHGAAESTFIVEAHPRTLDALGLLDRPLPEIERELAAIFAGELGGAPLHSQTWGWRAFPTIVNERWHTRQDDGHTVLIGDAAHTTHFSIGSGTALAIDDALTLARSLATCRDLPTALADYESTRRPVVTAAQAEARESRQWFETLSLRPRLNGHQTVFALRSRRTANTYSRLSSHDPAFTTALLRTLTDDPTTPANLPLTVGPLHLTGRTATVDGAAEVVLPTTAGDVRCAVADGPPGEAASVPACVLVEVNDRSDVGELVRAYRAAGACAVGLLVREDVPLKEPHGADLLAVPVQPGSGRVERTRLADRLRYDHRIPVLLLTPQELPQDEIDTLIAAGRIDLVATIGPRDMARIPAR, encoded by the coding sequence ATGACGCCGCCGGCCCGGGTCGCGGTCGTCGGCGCGGGGGCCGCCGGCGCGTTCTTCACCCTGGAACTGGCGCGTCTGCTGCCGGAGGCGACCGTCGAGCTGTACGACCGCGCGGAACGCTCCCCCGGGGCCGGCATCGTGATGTCGTGGGAGTACGCCGAGAAGGTCAAGGCGGCGCACCCGGAGGCGTTCGCGCTTCCGGACGCCGCCATGGCCACCTGGGACCGCACGCTGACCGTGGTGGGGGACGAACGCATCTGGTCCGGCGCGTACGGCATGTTCGGCCTGACCCGGCGGGTGTTCCGGCGGCACGCCGCCGAGCTCGCCGCGCGGCTGCCGAACGTGCGTTTCCTGCGGCACGACGTGCGCAGCCGGCCGGCCGGCGCCGATCTCGTGGTGGTGGCCGACGGCGCCGGCAGCCGCTTGCGCGGCCGGTACGGCGGCCCGTTCGGCACGCGTGGCACACCCGGCGCCACCGTCTTCCTGTGGATGCGCACCCCGGCCGTCCTCGACCCGACGTTCGTGCTGCGCTCCTGTGGCCCCGGCCTGCTGATCGTGCACTCCTACCCGCATGGCGCCGCCGAGAGCACGTTCATCGTCGAGGCCCACCCCCGCACCCTGGACGCGCTCGGCCTGCTGGACCGGCCGCTCCCCGAGATCGAGCGCGAACTCGCCGCCATCTTCGCCGGCGAGCTCGGCGGCGCTCCCCTGCACTCGCAGACGTGGGGCTGGCGTGCCTTCCCCACCATCGTCAACGAACGCTGGCACACCCGGCAGGACGACGGCCACACCGTCCTCATCGGCGACGCCGCGCACACCACCCACTTCTCCATCGGCTCCGGCACCGCGCTCGCCATCGACGACGCCTTGACGCTGGCCCGTTCCCTGGCCACCTGCCGCGACCTCCCCACGGCGCTGGCCGACTACGAGTCCACCCGCCGTCCCGTCGTCACCGCGGCCCAGGCCGAGGCACGCGAGAGCCGCCAGTGGTTCGAGACCCTCAGCCTCCGTCCCCGCCTCAACGGCCACCAGACCGTCTTCGCTCTGCGCAGCCGCCGCACCGCCAACACCTACTCCCGCCTCAGCTCCCACGACCCGGCCTTCACCACAGCCCTCCTGAGAACCCTCACCGACGACCCCACCACCCCGGCGAACCTCCCCCTGACCGTCGGCCCTCTCCACCTCACCGGCCGGACGGCCACCGTGGACGGCGCCGCCGAGGTGGTGCTCCCCACGACGGCGGGAGACGTCCGGTGCGCGGTCGCGGACGGGCCCCCCGGCGAGGCGGCCTCCGTGCCGGCGTGTGTCCTGGTCGAGGTGAACGACCGCAGTGACGTCGGGGAACTGGTGCGCGCGTACCGCGCGGCGGGCGCGTGCGCGGTGGGGCTGCTCGTCCGCGAGGACGTGCCGTTGAAGGAGCCGCACGGCGCGGACCTTCTCGCGGTGCCGGTCCAGCCGGGCAGCGGCCGGGTCGAGCGGACGCGACTGGCCGACCGGCTCAGGTACGACCACCGGATCCCGGTCCTGCTCCTCACCCCGCAGGAGCTTCCGCAGGACGAGATCGACACGCTCATCGCCGCGGGCCGTATCGACCTCGTGGCCACGATCGGCCCGCGGGACATGGCGCGCATCCCGGCCCGTTGA
- a CDS encoding TerD family protein: MGVSLTKGGDAPLAGPHLSKVLVALGWRSLDVTGRDVDLDASALMVGRSGRVLSDEHFVFYNNLKSPDTSVEHKGDNRVGAGAAEQDCETILIDLAAVPPRCVRILFPVSIYDGERTGQTFGQVRDAYIRVVDEATADEVVRYDLTEDYAKDSAVIFGELFRQGDQWRFRAVGDGYSQGLRAIAVGYGVNVSS; the protein is encoded by the coding sequence ATGGGAGTGAGCCTGACCAAAGGCGGCGACGCTCCGCTCGCCGGACCGCACCTGAGCAAGGTCCTTGTGGCTCTCGGCTGGCGGTCGCTGGACGTCACCGGCCGGGACGTCGACCTGGACGCCTCGGCGCTGATGGTGGGCCGCAGCGGACGGGTGCTGTCCGACGAGCACTTCGTCTTCTACAACAACCTCAAGAGCCCGGACACGTCGGTCGAGCACAAAGGTGACAACCGTGTCGGCGCCGGGGCCGCCGAGCAGGACTGCGAGACCATCCTGATCGACCTGGCCGCGGTGCCGCCGCGGTGCGTCCGCATCCTGTTCCCCGTGTCGATCTACGACGGAGAGCGGACGGGACAGACGTTCGGTCAGGTGCGCGACGCGTACATCCGGGTCGTGGACGAGGCCACCGCGGACGAGGTGGTCCGGTACGACCTGACGGAGGACTACGCCAAGGACTCGGCGGTGATCTTCGGTGAGCTGTTCCGCCAAGGCGACCAGTGGCGGTTCCGCGCGGTCGGGGACGGCTACTCGCAGGGCCTGCGGGCCATCGCCGTCGGCTACGGGGTGAACGTCAGCTCATGA
- a CDS encoding NERD domain-containing protein, which produces MPNGSIYVPPDDKFAWGSPSVMYELRWRETRSERRRRRNVMAGAGFVIITALAIYRGFPLPLLIGVLGGAAVWAVDGFVSWRMFEATAVWRGKRSGATRTGKSLRRALAKQSYNVLDGRAVPGKASIDHLVIGPGGVWIVDNEAWQPDCHIAAYGGRLFLGERSGSKVAKDLVDAAAALQEVLSREAGEPIEIRPLLAVHGGKVKDGLVIAEGLTLMPPRRVAKWVLANAYASHTPEDVEFLSRTAARILRRMTTI; this is translated from the coding sequence GTGCCCAACGGGTCTATCTACGTGCCGCCTGACGACAAGTTCGCCTGGGGCTCGCCGTCCGTGATGTACGAGCTCCGCTGGCGCGAGACCAGATCGGAGCGGCGCCGCAGACGCAACGTCATGGCAGGCGCGGGGTTCGTCATCATCACCGCGCTCGCCATCTACCGCGGCTTCCCGCTTCCCCTGCTCATCGGCGTGCTCGGCGGCGCGGCCGTCTGGGCCGTCGACGGGTTCGTCTCGTGGCGCATGTTCGAGGCCACGGCCGTCTGGCGCGGCAAGCGCAGCGGTGCCACGCGGACCGGCAAGTCGTTACGGCGCGCGCTCGCCAAACAGAGCTACAACGTGCTCGACGGCCGCGCCGTCCCTGGCAAGGCGTCCATCGACCACCTGGTCATCGGGCCGGGTGGCGTCTGGATCGTCGACAACGAGGCATGGCAGCCGGACTGCCACATCGCGGCGTACGGCGGACGCCTGTTCCTCGGCGAGCGCTCCGGCTCCAAGGTGGCCAAGGACCTGGTCGACGCCGCCGCCGCGCTGCAGGAGGTCCTGTCCCGCGAGGCCGGCGAGCCGATCGAGATCCGTCCCCTGCTCGCCGTCCACGGCGGCAAGGTCAAGGACGGCCTCGTGATCGCCGAGGGCCTGACCCTGATGCCGCCTCGCCGCGTCGCCAAGTGGGTGCTCGCCAACGCGTACGCGTCCCACACCCCGGAGGACGTCGAGTTCCTGTCCCGTACGGCGGCCCGCATCCTGCGCCGTATGACGACGATCTGA
- a CDS encoding DUF475 domain-containing protein: protein MIGRIFGWSFTLTGVGLLAALLFGGPRALVLVAILAVLEISLSFDNAVVNAKVIERMSPFWQRMFLTVGIVIAVFGMRLAFPLLIVGITAKLSPAEAISLAVNDATEYGRRLQEAHPLIAAFGGMFLLMIFLDFIFEEREFAWLAWLERPLAKIGKLDQLSVVVALSVLVGATAVADVDTGSVLTAGVLGVVTYLLVNSLGELFEAGQRVAGAEEEGIGTGLPALARDAEPQEAPVRRRPSAVVGAAGRAGFFLFLYLEVLDASFSFDGVVGAFAISDELLIIALGLGIGAMYVRSLTIYLVRRGTLSEYVYLEHGAHWAIGVLATIMLVSLGREVPEIVTGLIGLGFIVTAMISSTLRNRARDRDLAAAAEAGEATPEPAETRQ, encoded by the coding sequence ATGATCGGGAGAATCTTCGGCTGGTCGTTCACCCTGACCGGGGTGGGCCTCCTCGCGGCGCTGCTGTTCGGCGGCCCGCGCGCTCTGGTGCTCGTGGCGATCCTCGCGGTCCTCGAGATCTCCCTGTCGTTCGACAACGCGGTGGTCAACGCCAAGGTGATCGAGCGGATGAGCCCGTTCTGGCAGCGGATGTTCCTCACCGTCGGCATCGTGATCGCGGTGTTCGGCATGCGCCTGGCGTTCCCGCTGCTCATCGTGGGGATCACCGCCAAGCTGAGCCCGGCGGAGGCCATCAGCCTCGCGGTGAACGACGCCACCGAGTACGGCAGGAGGTTGCAGGAGGCGCATCCGCTGATCGCGGCGTTCGGCGGCATGTTCCTGCTGATGATCTTCCTGGACTTCATCTTCGAGGAGCGCGAGTTCGCGTGGCTGGCGTGGCTGGAACGTCCGCTCGCCAAGATCGGCAAGCTGGATCAGCTGTCGGTCGTGGTGGCGCTGTCGGTGCTGGTCGGCGCCACCGCGGTCGCCGACGTGGACACCGGCAGCGTGCTCACCGCCGGCGTGCTCGGCGTCGTGACGTACCTGCTGGTCAACAGCCTCGGCGAGCTGTTCGAGGCGGGACAGCGGGTCGCGGGGGCCGAGGAGGAAGGCATCGGCACGGGCCTGCCGGCGCTCGCCAGGGACGCCGAGCCGCAGGAGGCGCCGGTGCGCCGCCGGCCGTCCGCCGTGGTGGGGGCCGCGGGACGTGCCGGGTTCTTCCTGTTCCTGTACCTGGAGGTGCTCGACGCGTCGTTCTCGTTCGACGGCGTGGTGGGGGCCTTCGCGATCAGCGACGAACTGCTGATCATCGCGCTCGGCCTCGGGATCGGCGCGATGTACGTGCGGTCGCTGACGATCTACCTGGTGCGCAGGGGCACGCTGAGCGAGTACGTGTACCTGGAGCACGGCGCGCACTGGGCCATCGGCGTGCTGGCCACGATCATGCTGGTCAGCCTCGGCCGTGAGGTGCCGGAGATCGTCACCGGGCTCATCGGCCTCGGATTCATCGTCACCGCGATGATCTCCTCGACGCTCCGCAACCGCGCCAGGGACCGGGACCTCGCCGCCGCCGCCGAGGCCGGCGAGGCGACCCCCGAACCCGCCGAGACACGGCAGTGA
- a CDS encoding TetR/AcrR family transcriptional regulator, protein MDDGGRGPGGAGERREEPVRRRLLAEATRLFAAKGFENTSVQEIVSAAGVTKGAMYHYFDSKDDLLHEVYARVLRLQTDRLDRFADAPGPVADRVRAAAADVIVTTIENLDDFKIFFRSMHQLAPETQRSVRAERRRYHERFRDLIGEGRRTGVFRDDVPADLVVDYFFGSVHHLGTWFRPDGALSAREIGDHFAGLLLASLRP, encoded by the coding sequence ATGGATGACGGCGGCCGTGGCCCCGGAGGCGCGGGTGAGCGGCGCGAGGAGCCGGTGCGGCGGCGGCTGCTCGCCGAGGCGACACGGCTGTTCGCCGCCAAGGGGTTCGAGAACACCTCGGTGCAGGAGATCGTGTCGGCCGCCGGGGTGACCAAAGGAGCGATGTACCACTACTTCGACTCCAAGGACGATCTGCTGCACGAGGTCTACGCGCGGGTGCTGCGGCTCCAGACCGACCGCCTCGACCGGTTCGCGGACGCGCCGGGGCCGGTGGCGGACCGGGTGCGCGCCGCGGCGGCCGACGTCATCGTGACGACCATCGAGAACCTCGACGACTTCAAGATCTTTTTCCGGTCGATGCACCAGCTCGCGCCGGAGACCCAGCGGTCCGTGCGCGCCGAGCGGCGCCGCTACCACGAGCGGTTCCGCGACCTGATCGGCGAGGGACGGCGCACCGGGGTGTTCCGCGACGACGTCCCCGCCGACCTGGTGGTGGACTACTTCTTCGGCTCGGTCCACCACCTCGGCACGTGGTTCCGGCCGGACGGCGCGCTGTCGGCGCGCGAGATCGGCGACCACTTCGCCGGCCTGCTGCTGGCCTCCCTGCGTCCCTGA
- a CDS encoding terpene synthase family protein, which yields MQAFTLPEFYLAYPPRLNPHVERSRAHSMAWARRMGMLDSPTPDGGVVWTEESLARMDYALMCAYTHPDCDGPALDLITDWYVWVFFFDDHFLELFKYSRDLAGAKAHLDRLELFMTGAGEEPPEPGNPAEAGLKDLWARTVPSMSPGWRRRFVTSTHNLMVESMWELENIDRGRVANPIEYVQMRRRVGGAPWSAGLVEYAAGAEVPDALAATRPLRVLCDTFSDAVHLRNDLFSYQREVREEGENSNAVLVFERFFGCSTQEAAELVNDLLTSRLQQFEDTALTEIPALLADRAVPPHEQAAVAAYTKGLQDWQAGGHEWHARSSRYMNQGALADDSPGVLDGPTGVGTSLARLARSAVRTGLPRRARKHAYVPFEPVGHLPLPALHMPYAVRTSPHLEDARRHSLEWSRAMGLFDSLPGVEHGGLWDERRFHGMDLAYCAAMIHADATPEALDISACWLTWGTYGDDYYPAVFGTTRDLAAAKACDDRLSLFVPLDAGPTPEPLTPLERGLADLWRRTAAPMSPSHRQTFRTAVLDCTASWLWELANQAANRIPDPVDYVETRRKTFGSDLTIALARLSAPIDLPGELWHHRTLRELDTAAQDYACFTNDLFSYQKEIEFEGELHNMVLVIQHFMDVDRWTARDMVADLMTARITQFDHITTTALPKLCKELDLDPLTQETLTRHASLLKDWMSGILQWHRSVPRYTSEELHRLRRSQTPQTYAFLPTGHGTTAVHPLPVPARIPAV from the coding sequence ATGCAGGCCTTCACGCTGCCTGAGTTCTATCTCGCCTATCCACCCCGCCTGAACCCTCATGTGGAACGTTCCCGTGCGCACAGCATGGCCTGGGCCCGGCGCATGGGCATGCTCGACAGCCCCACACCGGACGGCGGGGTGGTCTGGACCGAGGAGTCCCTGGCACGCATGGACTACGCGCTGATGTGCGCCTACACCCACCCCGACTGCGACGGGCCCGCGCTCGACCTGATCACCGACTGGTACGTCTGGGTGTTCTTCTTCGACGACCACTTCCTTGAGCTGTTCAAGTACTCCCGCGACCTCGCAGGCGCCAAGGCGCACCTCGACCGGCTGGAGCTGTTCATGACCGGCGCGGGTGAGGAGCCCCCCGAGCCCGGGAACCCCGCGGAGGCCGGGCTCAAGGACCTGTGGGCCCGCACCGTGCCGTCCATGTCACCGGGCTGGCGGCGCCGGTTCGTCACCAGCACCCACAACCTCATGGTCGAGTCGATGTGGGAGCTGGAGAACATCGACCGCGGCCGCGTCGCCAACCCCATCGAGTACGTCCAGATGCGGCGCAGGGTCGGCGGAGCCCCCTGGTCGGCCGGCCTCGTCGAGTACGCCGCCGGCGCCGAGGTCCCCGACGCGCTGGCCGCCACCCGGCCGCTGCGCGTGCTGTGCGACACCTTCTCCGACGCCGTCCACCTGCGCAACGACCTGTTCTCCTACCAGCGCGAGGTCCGCGAGGAAGGCGAGAACTCCAACGCCGTGCTGGTGTTCGAGCGCTTCTTCGGCTGCTCCACCCAGGAGGCCGCCGAGCTGGTCAACGACCTGCTGACCTCACGCCTGCAGCAGTTCGAGGACACCGCGCTCACCGAGATCCCCGCGCTCCTCGCCGACCGAGCCGTCCCGCCCCACGAGCAGGCCGCCGTGGCCGCCTACACCAAGGGCCTGCAGGACTGGCAGGCCGGCGGCCACGAATGGCACGCGCGCTCCAGCCGCTACATGAACCAAGGAGCCCTGGCCGACGACTCCCCCGGCGTCCTCGACGGCCCCACCGGCGTCGGCACGTCCCTGGCGAGACTCGCCAGGTCCGCCGTGCGCACCGGCCTGCCGCGCCGCGCGCGCAAACACGCCTACGTCCCCTTCGAACCCGTCGGCCACCTCCCCCTCCCCGCGCTCCACATGCCGTACGCCGTGCGCACCAGCCCCCACCTGGAGGACGCGCGCCGGCACTCCCTGGAGTGGTCCCGCGCCATGGGCCTGTTCGACTCACTCCCCGGTGTCGAGCACGGCGGTCTGTGGGACGAGCGCCGCTTCCACGGCATGGACCTCGCCTACTGCGCCGCCATGATCCACGCCGACGCCACCCCTGAGGCCCTCGACATCTCCGCCTGCTGGCTCACCTGGGGCACCTACGGCGACGACTACTACCCCGCCGTGTTCGGCACGACCCGCGACCTCGCCGCCGCCAAGGCCTGCGACGACCGCCTGTCGCTGTTCGTCCCCCTGGACGCCGGTCCCACCCCCGAGCCGCTGACCCCGCTGGAGCGCGGCCTGGCCGACCTGTGGCGCCGCACCGCCGCCCCCATGTCCCCGTCCCACCGCCAGACCTTCCGCACCGCCGTCCTCGACTGCACCGCGAGCTGGCTCTGGGAGCTCGCCAACCAGGCCGCCAACCGCATCCCCGACCCCGTCGACTACGTCGAGACGCGCCGCAAGACCTTCGGCTCCGACCTCACCATCGCCTTGGCCCGCCTGTCGGCCCCCATCGACCTCCCCGGCGAGCTCTGGCACCACCGCACTCTGCGTGAGCTCGACACCGCGGCCCAGGACTACGCCTGCTTCACCAACGACCTGTTCTCCTACCAGAAGGAGATCGAGTTCGAAGGCGAGCTCCACAACATGGTCCTGGTCATCCAGCACTTCATGGACGTCGACCGCTGGACCGCACGCGACATGGTCGCCGACCTGATGACCGCACGCATCACCCAGTTCGACCACATCACCACGACGGCCCTCCCCAAGCTCTGCAAGGAACTCGACCTGGACCCCCTCACCCAGGAGACCCTCACCCGCCACGCCTCCCTGCTGAAGGACTGGATGTCCGGCATCCTCCAGTGGCACAGAAGCGTCCCCCGCTACACCTCCGAAGAACTCCACCGCCTCCGCAGATCCCAGACCCCCCAGACCTACGCCTTCCTCCCCACCGGCCACGGCACCACCGCCGTCCACCCCCTCCCGGTCCCGGCCCGGATCCCCGCCGTCTGA
- a CDS encoding PIG-L deacetylase family protein, which translates to MAEPYVPMPDDWGRALAVVAHPDDLEYGPALAVAAWTAAGKEVVYVIASRGEAGIDTMTPEEAGRVRAREQIEAAAVVGVDKVDFLGHRDGVIEYGLPLRRDIAAAIRTYQPDILVTLNHHERWRSGDWNSADHRNVGTAALDAAADAGNRWIFPELLEKGLRPWSGVRYAAVGGSPYARHAVDVTGTIDQGVAALEAHRSYLPALGEDHPMADARGFLLAKVERFGRRFGGTPAIAFEMIGV; encoded by the coding sequence ATGGCAGAGCCGTACGTCCCGATGCCGGACGACTGGGGGCGGGCCCTGGCGGTCGTGGCCCATCCGGACGATCTGGAGTACGGGCCGGCGCTCGCGGTGGCGGCCTGGACCGCCGCGGGGAAGGAGGTCGTGTACGTCATCGCCAGCCGCGGCGAGGCGGGGATCGACACGATGACCCCCGAGGAGGCGGGACGGGTGCGTGCGCGCGAGCAGATCGAGGCCGCCGCGGTGGTCGGGGTCGACAAGGTCGATTTCCTCGGTCACCGCGACGGCGTCATCGAATACGGATTGCCGCTGCGCCGCGACATCGCCGCCGCCATCCGCACGTACCAGCCCGACATCCTGGTGACGCTGAACCACCACGAACGCTGGCGCAGCGGCGACTGGAATTCCGCCGACCACAGAAATGTCGGCACCGCCGCGCTCGACGCCGCGGCGGACGCGGGAAACCGCTGGATCTTCCCCGAGTTGCTGGAGAAGGGCCTGCGGCCGTGGTCCGGTGTGCGGTACGCGGCCGTCGGCGGTTCGCCGTACGCGCGGCACGCCGTGGACGTCACCGGCACCATCGACCAGGGGGTCGCCGCGCTGGAGGCCCACCGGTCCTACCTGCCGGCCCTCGGCGAGGACCACCCGATGGCGGACGCGCGCGGCTTCCTGCTCGCCAAGGTCGAACGGTTCGGCCGCAGGTTCGGCGGCACCCCCGCCATCGCGTTCGAGATGATCGGCGTGTGA
- a CDS encoding GNAT family N-acetyltransferase, with the protein MTDIVMERRTRSGLVVRDGLPDDWDDQAGAGPATLSARWIGLAAPRLPGGLRTFALYDDDRLSVAFTGGVQDAPNGHPRFDPHMILTGASAPEGVAEHGPHPWRHADPADLFPCLLIMFPNYETAPAGPDAKDPQAARRFIGALNTWAEDNGIRTVVYLYLRSDHPEFAGALAETGHTLVPMIDRCDMPVTWTGFDGYLRTLSRNKRTAVRRELREIAERGITVTERPFGDEEAELIGLRCKLVAKYGGTPDPEREATSLRYLRDHFGGGDLLVVEARKDGRMLAFSLFIRDGDSLTVLMNGTDHDHPDASFVYFATMFYRPAELAPALGVRTIGYGIGTVAAKKSRGCTTDTLYAAVRTNQRWETS; encoded by the coding sequence GTGACGGACATCGTCATGGAACGGAGAACCCGATCGGGGCTCGTCGTGCGGGACGGCCTGCCGGACGACTGGGACGACCAGGCCGGCGCGGGCCCGGCGACGCTCAGCGCCAGATGGATCGGCCTCGCGGCCCCGCGACTCCCCGGCGGCCTGCGCACGTTCGCGCTCTACGACGACGACCGCCTCTCGGTGGCCTTCACCGGCGGCGTCCAGGACGCGCCGAACGGCCACCCCCGCTTCGACCCCCACATGATCCTCACCGGCGCGTCGGCCCCGGAAGGGGTGGCCGAGCACGGCCCGCACCCCTGGCGCCACGCCGACCCGGCGGACCTCTTCCCCTGCCTGCTGATCATGTTCCCCAACTACGAGACCGCGCCGGCCGGCCCCGACGCCAAGGACCCCCAGGCGGCGCGTCGTTTCATCGGCGCGCTGAACACCTGGGCCGAGGACAACGGCATCCGTACCGTCGTCTATCTGTACCTGCGCAGCGACCACCCCGAGTTCGCCGGGGCCCTCGCCGAGACCGGCCACACCCTCGTCCCCATGATCGACCGGTGCGACATGCCGGTCACCTGGACCGGCTTCGACGGCTACCTGCGCACCCTCTCCCGCAACAAGCGCACCGCCGTACGCCGCGAGCTCCGTGAGATCGCCGAACGCGGCATCACCGTCACCGAACGGCCGTTCGGCGACGAGGAGGCCGAGCTGATCGGCCTGCGCTGCAAGCTCGTCGCCAAGTACGGCGGCACCCCCGACCCCGAGCGCGAGGCGACCTCGCTGCGCTACCTGCGCGACCACTTCGGCGGCGGCGACCTGCTCGTGGTCGAGGCGCGCAAGGACGGCAGGATGCTGGCCTTCAGTCTGTTCATCAGGGACGGCGACAGCCTGACCGTCCTGATGAACGGCACCGACCACGACCACCCCGACGCCTCGTTCGTCTACTTCGCGACGATGTTCTACCGTCCCGCCGAGCTCGCCCCCGCACTCGGCGTGCGGACCATCGGCTACGGCATCGGGACCGTCGCCGCCAAGAAGTCACGCGGCTGCACGACGGACACCCTCTACGCGGCCGTCCGGACGAATCAACGATGGGAGACGTCTTGA
- a CDS encoding MFS transporter, whose translation MGDVLTVTKENEAASPPSSLRDRLSRLLPPAGPGRLLVVCSAVSSVGNGLYLSGSAVYFIREVGLSSSQVGIGLSLIGLASLPINVPLGHLADRFGPREVTVALTLAKVVALGLVTLVANFPAYLLVVGLLGIADSGGQVSRGALISGLMGREGRVKLSAYLRSVFNAGFTLGVLAAGVVIAIDTRPAYLSLMWGNALAMLVAAALYLRLPRVPGTRGDKARDGDGGWLSLRDWPYLAVAQVAGIARLGPVLAAVGLPVWLVTQTEAPRALAAWLMAINTLMVVFLQVRAARGADTVAGAARLQRWTFLGLAAACVITGLAAGVPAVTATVIMVVAMVVFSLGEIWGEGARWGLRYELAPDHAQGRYGGLFSTGDALAAVAGPTLVTLLPERFGLGGWAVLAVLFAAGLLLSGPVIRWAERTRPVAA comes from the coding sequence ATGGGAGACGTCTTGACCGTCACCAAGGAGAACGAGGCCGCGTCCCCGCCGTCGTCGTTGCGCGACCGCCTGTCGCGGCTGCTGCCGCCGGCGGGTCCCGGCCGGCTGCTCGTCGTCTGCTCGGCCGTGTCCAGCGTCGGCAACGGGCTGTACCTGTCGGGGTCGGCCGTGTACTTCATCCGCGAGGTCGGGCTGTCGTCCAGCCAGGTCGGCATCGGCCTGTCCCTGATCGGCCTGGCGAGCCTGCCGATCAACGTGCCGCTCGGTCACCTCGCCGACCGGTTCGGCCCCCGCGAGGTCACGGTCGCGCTGACGCTCGCCAAGGTCGTCGCGCTCGGCCTGGTGACGCTGGTCGCGAACTTCCCCGCGTACCTGCTGGTGGTGGGCCTGCTCGGCATCGCCGACAGCGGCGGCCAGGTGTCACGCGGCGCGCTCATCTCCGGCCTGATGGGCCGCGAGGGCCGGGTGAAGCTGTCGGCGTACCTGCGGTCGGTGTTCAACGCCGGCTTCACGCTCGGCGTGCTCGCGGCCGGCGTCGTGATCGCCATCGACACGCGGCCCGCGTATCTGTCGCTGATGTGGGGAAACGCGCTCGCGATGCTGGTGGCGGCGGCGCTGTACCTGCGGCTGCCGAGGGTCCCCGGCACGCGCGGCGACAAGGCGCGGGACGGCGACGGCGGCTGGCTGTCGCTGCGCGACTGGCCGTACCTGGCGGTCGCGCAGGTCGCCGGCATCGCGCGTCTCGGCCCGGTGCTCGCCGCCGTGGGCCTGCCGGTGTGGCTGGTCACCCAGACCGAGGCGCCGCGCGCGCTCGCGGCGTGGCTCATGGCCATCAACACGCTGATGGTGGTGTTCCTGCAGGTCCGCGCGGCGCGCGGCGCGGACACCGTCGCGGGTGCGGCCCGGCTGCAACGCTGGACGTTCCTCGGGCTCGCCGCCGCCTGTGTGATCACCGGCCTCGCGGCGGGGGTGCCGGCGGTGACCGCCACCGTGATCATGGTGGTGGCCATGGTCGTGTTCTCGCTCGGCGAGATCTGGGGGGAAGGCGCGCGGTGGGGCCTGCGGTACGAACTGGCCCCCGACCACGCGCAGGGCCGGTACGGCGGCCTGTTCTCCACCGGTGACGCGCTCGCCGCCGTGGCGGGCCCGACGCTGGTGACCCTGCTGCCTGAGCGGTTCGGCCTCGGCGGCTGGGCCGTGCTCGCCGTGCTGTTCGCCGCGGGCCTGCTGCTCAGCGGCCCGGTCATCCGCTGGGCCGAGCGCACCCGTCCGGTGGCCGCCTGA